From Theileria annulata chromosome 1, complete sequence, *** SEQUENCING IN PROGRESS ***, one genomic window encodes:
- a CDS encoding prefoldin-like protein, putative (Moderate hit to Pfam DUF232 domain), producing MTTPLDDPEKLNSDADARRLENFSIQELNMLILKLEEEVNELQSLVNALTIAMERFQESKKALLELEKKNKQIQVPLTSLVYVPVFIILQHLIYKFLGELTNPDKVLVSVGTGYYVEMDLKKGEDYYERYTPYQFYSIRKGKTDKFELFLSGPEVGYSTKHTTGSSNNNLNFYPPK from the exons ATGACTACACCTTTGGATGATcctgaaaaattaaactctGATGCAGATGCCAGGAGGCTCGAGAATTTTTCCATACAGGAACTGAATATGCTCATTTTAAAGCTTGAAGAg gAGGTAAATGAGTTGCAAAGCCTAGTTAATGCCCTAACCATCGCAATGGAGAGATTCCAAGAATCCAAAAAGGCCCTCCTAGAATTGGAgaagaaaaataaacaaattcaaGTTCCTCTCACTTCGTTGGTATACGTTCCAG TCTTTATAATCCTCCAACacttaatatacaaattccTAGGAGAACTGACTAACCCTGACAAGGTCCTGGTTTCAGTAGGAACTGGATACTACGTAGAAATGGATTTGAAAAAAGGAGAAGATTACTACGAGAGGTATACTCCATACCAGTT CTATTCTATCAGGAAAGGCAAAACAGATAAATTTGAGTTATTCTTATCTGGACCAGAAGTTGGCTATTCTACGAAACACACAACTGGCAGCTCAAACAACAACCTGAACTTTTATCCACCAAAATAA
- a CDS encoding ATP-dependent RNA helicase-related protein, putative (Alternative gene model possible, no hit to SMART / Pfam domains) produces MERVIEKYKNQIVHSVEEYNVLVLSGYPDSYMYSFVPFYLFNRGFTDQVKQTPNPPKICTVFNNKQDVLYFSDLCSALVSDQSKVKYLMMVFYCLTKILVTTILDDNSNYNKKSEIVYTTDEYIIRKLLVDPLLSEFSVFVLCNLQERPINMDVLLALFKRLLNVRKRLRLVLLYQSTNVNYILEYFKRETSNESNEPDNVPTPDFCLGDFPLKDVQYIYLENEFSFYKVNYLSRPTSNYLETLISTVYDICKNESRDNILIFVPTREHAHLLKAELEEIANQFSSDKGIINVMCLRANIYMEEKENVLRNIFICTDVNDYNFGMGEITYLVDSCLTRRLSSEYLNTGMSENITPSTREEMMIKSSLIHNVRRGLCYRLMTQDDYNSIVQEFIVPEIMTKDLTLMVLLLKSLGISKLSDFDFLTKPPAESLKHSLFTLYMLGAIDASGELVYPIGNLMAELRVTPYLSSFLYRSVESGCSEEALIIYSMLQVKEILWKKSCKIYRNESSYHTDRLESAKLAFAALEGDLVSYFNMFQLSQYYKDEDDRWLSVHMVNERAIQMAEKIKTKTTKLLAKYDLETNSCDGNVELLIKTIFSSFFLNVACKEYLVQNFQNSNQIISHLKDNKPLHVSDPKIEDQQPYVLVKSYQKFNYKPLYIHPSSFIVNEQPDWVVFNESNTIDGKLYMHDVTTIRPEYLNWLLYT; encoded by the exons ATGGAAAGAGTTATAGAAAAGTATAAGAACCAAATCGTTCACTCTGTCGAAGAGTACAACGTGCTTGTTCTCTCAGGATACCCAGACAGTTATATGTACTCATTTGTTCCGTTTTACCTGTTTAACCGAGGCTTTACAGACCAAGTCAAACAGACCCCTAACCCCCCCAAAATTTGCACAGTTTTCAACAACAAACAAGATGTCCTTTATTTTAGTGACCTCTGCTCAGCACTGGTCAGTGATCAATCCAAAG TTAAGTATCTTATGATGGTTTTTTACTGTTTGACAAAAATTTTAGTGACAACTATACTTGACGATAACTCCAACTATAATAAGAAGAGCGAAATTGTGTACACAACCGACGAGTATATAATCCGAAAATTATTAGTGGACCCCTTGCTGTCAGAATTCTCTGTGTTCGTGTTGTGCAACCTACAAGAAAGACCAATCAACATGGACGTGCTTTTGGCACTTTTTAAGCGTCTCCTGAACGTCAGGAAAAGACTCAGACTGGTCCTGCTGTATCAGTCGACAAACGTTAACTACATtcttgaatattttaagaGGGAAACAAGCAATGAGTCAAATGAACCGGACAACGTCCCAACGCCAGATTTTTGTCTAGGAGACTTCCCATTAAAAGACGTCCAATATATTTATCTGGAAAACGAATTCTCCTTCTATAAAGTTAATTACTTGTCAAGACCGACCTCCAATTACTTGGAAACACTCATATCAACAG TGTATGATATATGTAAGAATGAGAGTCGTGATAATATCCTAATATTTGTGCCGACACGTGAACACGCACATTTACTGAAGGCGGAACTTGAAGAAATCGCAAATCAGTTCTCGAGCGATAAAGGCATAATTAACGTCATGTGCCTTAGAGCTAACATTTATATGGAAGAAAAGGAAAACGTTCTGAGGAACATTTTCATATGCACAGATGTAAATGATTATAACTTCGGGATGGGAGAAATAACGTACCTGGTGGATAGCTGTCTCACCAGACGACTTTCATCAGAGTACCTAAACACTGGAATGAGCGAGAATATTACACCCTCAACCAGAGAGGAAATGATGATTAAATCATCACTAATACATAACGTACGTAGAGGACTGTGTTACCGATTAATGACGCAAGATGATTATAATTCAATAGTGCAA gAGTTTATAGTGCCTGAGATCATGACGAAGGATCTCACACTGATGGTGCTGCTATTGAAATCCCTGGGAATCTCAAAGTTAAGCGACTTCGACTTTTTGACTAAGCCACCAGCAGAATCGCTCAAGCACTCTCTCTTCACACTTTATATGCTAGGCGCCATAGACGCCTCTGGCGAGTTGGTTTACCCGATTGGAAACCTGATGGCTGAATTGAGGGTTACGCCATACCTCTCTAGTTTCTTGTATAGATCAGTGGAGTCTGGATGCTCAGAAGAAGCACTAATCATATATTCAATGCTTCAG gTGAAGGAAATTTTGTGGAAAAAGTCTTGTAAGATATATCGTAACGAGTCCTCATACCACACTGACCGCTTGGAGAGTGCAAAGTTAGCCTTCGCAGCACTTGAGGGAGATTTGGTTTCCTATTTCAACATGTTTCAATTGTCGCAGTATTATAAGGATGAAGATGACAGATGGCTGTCAGTGCATATGGTTAACGAAAGAGCAATACAAATGGCCgagaaaataaaaaccAAGACAACCAAACTCCTCGCGAAGTACGACCTCGAAACTAACAGCTGCGATGGCAACGTTGAGCTCCTCATCAAGACGATTTTTTCTAGCTTCTTCCTAAACGTGGCTTGCAAGGAATATCTAGTCCAAAACTTCCAAAACTCAAATCAAATCATAAGTCACCTGAAAGACAACAAGCCTTTGCACGTTTCTGATCCCAAGATAGAAGATCAACAACCATATGTTTTAGTTAAATC GTACCAAAAGTTTAATTACAAGCCACTGTATATACACCCATCTTCCTTCATTGTTAATGAGCAGCCGGACTGGGTCGTGTTTAACGAATCCAACACCATTGATGGGAAGTTATATATGCATGACGTAACAACTATAAGACCAGAGTATCTTAATTGgttattatatacttaa